The following are encoded in a window of Malassezia japonica chromosome 7, complete sequence genomic DNA:
- a CDS encoding non-specific serine/threonine protein kinase (EggNog:ENOG503NTWY; COG:T) yields MEWAARGEQVKPLVHALACLYRFGDHCWVSCVRDPDDGRLRLQLSSVNASSSAYGLFVFYATFFERIALSGEDCECQVHIKTLLAMLRMRGQIQRCTFTLDASAVPSRIEVEIDCEQGIRKRHKLTYEDRPGLFPSIDPHPPFALSVRPTTAREWTEHFLSSGKTGECSLYCAPDACVLRSRLDGPLDTRESLRHSIQSEVRLPLGEMVEYHVPDETHVQFSLWEFRAAIHVAEQLGTDLALAFGYGGEPMFVRLQVQEELCAEFILATTGDPDPVPHAPKERAASPPLAHELAPDSRETSRASQSVVPEAARPSSDDEDLLPVRGVKPEPTPSQARGGIPLSQLPIVEPTPLDRGGSRDEHPSALFLGTPSSPTLDAVEIPPTQDTLPATQVPSHGRKRHMAQYSGSAQSSFLYVPGADLGQYATGAGLAVHPGLVNVPDEGQFIPQRIVPPAPPSAQFAGWPAQPVSRHDSAPPTQQEVLRYQLARQEAAMASSASLPVERPLHAQAPPDARYAAMAPQHGRSQSIDAYAMSQQYHHPLRGATLSYDDSPSPSEGIPPATPPKPKPQERGERLPTSLSNMSLASSVRSAGEIPASPKSGPGTGTDSPSRHRTRDGSRSSLKSMIGGLVHSMSDVFAPNEKRPEISTPYDPVHLTHVGFNAHTGEFTGLPREWQQLLQQSGISRQELEQHPQAVMDIVAFYQDNAQDAPIGGENDDVWTKFGANVGDDSSSSQPHEQEVWDATAQYAHPAPVAPAPPPVPLGPAVPAPGRVSPSFRPPELLQSSKSSATQPLVEDVTHTYNPAAERPPDAAPAASATQLVRNQSQRAEAAAAAAAARPAEPEMRPPLGAGHAVPRRQTKRNKVSDAQVMTRLQAVCMPGNPTKMFKDLVKIGQGASGGVFTAKSIGSEQLVAIKQMVLSQQPKKDLIVNEIEVMKQSRHPNIVNFLNAFLNQGELWVVMEYMEGGPLTDVVLHSILSEGQIAAVAKECLTGLHHLHTHGVIHRDIKSDNVLMSMNGNIKLTDFGFCAQIGQAHAKRVTMVGTPYWMAPEVVTRKEYGPRVDIWSLGILCIEMIEGEPPYLNENPLRALYLIATNGTPKLQNPEKLSPTIKDFLSVCLEVDADRRPDAATLAEHPFLRSPEPLRSLIPHIRAAHDHRAQRP; encoded by the exons ATGGagtgggcggcgcggggggAGCAGGTGAAGC CGTTGGTGCACGCGCTAGCATGTTTGTATCGCTTCGGAGACCACTGCTGGGTGAGCTGCGTGAGAGACCCCGACGACGGGCGCCTCCGA CTCCAACTTTCGTCGGtgaacgcgtcgagctccgcgTACGGCCTCTTTGTGTTTTACGCGACGTTCTTTGAGCGCATCGCACTGAGTGGGGAGGACTGCGAGTGCCAGGTGCACATCAAG ACGTTGCTTgcgatgctgcgcatgcGGGGTCAGATCCAGCGGTGCACGTTTACCCTCGACGCGTccgccgtgccgagccgcaTCGAGGTCGAGATCGACTGCGAGCAGG GTATACGGAAACGGCACAAACTTACGTACGAAGACCGACCGGGTCTCTTTCCGTCCATTGATCCCCACCCGCCGTTTGCGCtgagcgtgcgcccgacGACCGCGCGCGAGTGGACCGAGCACTTTCTGAGTAGCGGAAAGACGGGCGAGTGCAGTTTGTACtgcgcgccggacgcgtgCGTCCTGCGCAGTCGCCTCGATGGGCCGCTGGATACCCGTGAGTCGCTCCGCCACTCGATCCAGAGCGAAGTGCGCttgccgctcggcgagatggTCGAGTACCACGTCCCGGACGAGACGCACGTCCAGTTTTCTCTGTGGGAGTTCCGCGCGGCGatccacgtcgccgagcagctcggcacggacctcgcgctggcgTTTGGGTacggcggcgagccgatGTTTGTGCGGCTGCAGGTGCAAGAGGAGCTATGTGCCGAGTTTATCCTCGCTACGACCGGTGACCCCGACCCTGTACCGCACGCGCCgaaagagcgcgccgcctcgccgccccTCGCGCACGAACTCGCGCCCGACTCGCGCGAAACGAGCCGTGCGTCGCAGTCTGTCGTGCCcgaagcggcgcggccgagcagcgacgacgaggacctcttgccggtgcgcggcgtAAAGCCCGAGCCTACGCCGTCGCaggcacgcggcggcaTTCCCCTCTCGCAGCTGCCGATTGTGGAGCCGACGCCCTTGGATCGGGGGGGGAgtcgcgacgagcacccCTCGGCGCTGTTCCTAGGCACCCCTTCttcgccgacgctcgatGCGGTCGAGATCCCCCCGACGCAGGACACACTCCCCGCGACCCAAGTGCCAAGCCATGGTCGGAAACGG CATATGGCCCAGTACTCGGGAagcgc CCAATCGTCGTTCCTGTACGTGCCGGGGGCCGACCTCGGTCAGTACGCCACCGGTGCCGggctcgcggtgcacccTGGCCTGGTGAATGTCCCTGACGAAGGACAGTTTATCCCACAGCGCATCGTGccgcctgcaccgcctTCGGCGCAGTTTGCGGGATGGCCGGCCCAGCCAGTGTCGCGTCACGAttcggcgccgccgacgcagcAAGAGGTGCTGCGCTACCAGCTTGCGCGCCAGGAGGCCGCAATggcatcgagcgcctcgctcccGGTCGAGCGCCCACTGCACGCGCAGGCACCGCCAGATGCGCGGTACGCTGCGAtggcgccgcagcacggccgctCGCAGAGTATCGACGCGTACGCCATGTCACAACAGTACCATCACCCGTTGCGAGGGGCGACACTGTCGTACGACGATAGCCCGTCGCCGTCCGAAGGCATTccgcccgcgacgccgcccaagCCCAAGCCCCAGGAGCGGGGCGAGCGGCTGCCGACGTCCCTCTCGAACATGTcgctcgcgagctcggtgcgTTCGGCGGGCGAGATACCGGCGTCGCCCAAGAGCGGCCCTGGCACCGGTACCGACTCCCCGTCGCGGCATCGGACGCGCGATGGGagccgctcgtcgctgaAGAGCATGATTGGCGGCCTGGTGCATTCCATGAGCGACGTCTTTGCGCCGAACGAGAAGCGCCCCGAGATCTCGACGCCGTACGACCCGGTGCACCTGACGCACGTCGGCTTCAATGCGCACACGGGCGAGTTTACCGGCCTGCCACGCGAGTggcagcagctcctgcagcaGTCGGGCATTTcgcgccaggagctcgagcagcacccCCAGGCGGTGATGGATATCGTGGCATTCTACCAGGACAATGCGCAGGATGcgccgatcggcggcgagaACGACGACGTGTGGACCAAGTTTGGCGCAaacgtcggcgacgactCTTCGTCCTCGCAGCCGCACGAGCAAGAGGTGTGGGACGCGACGGCTCAGTACGCCCACCCTGCGCCTGTAGCGCCCGCGCCTCCTCCTGTGCCTCTCGGCCCTGCGGTGCCGGCGCCTGGGCGTGTATCGCCGAGTTTCCGCCCTCcggagctgctgcagtCGAGCAAGTCGAGTGcgacgcagccgctcgTGGAAGACGTTACCCATACCTACAACCCTGCGGCAGAGCGCccgcccgacgccgcgcccgccgcgtctgcgacgcagctcgtgcggAACCAGTCGCAGCGTGCtgaggcggcggcggcggcggcggcggcgcgccctgcCGAGCCCGAGATGCGCCCCCCGCTCGGGGCCGGGCATGCGGTCCCCCGGCGCCAGACGAAGCGGAACAAGGTGAGCGACGCGCAAGTTATGACGCGTCTGCAGGCCGTGTGCATGCCTGGCAACCCCACCAAGATGTTCAAGGACCTAGTCAAGatcggccaaggcgcgtcgggcggtGTGTTTACTGCGAAGAGTATCGGTTCGGAGCAGCTGGTGGCTATCAAGCAGATGGTGCTTTCCCAGCAGCCCAAGAAGGACCTGATTGTCAATGAGATCGAAGTGATGAAGCAGTCGCGGCACCCTAATATTGTGAACTTCCTCAACGCCTTCCTGAACCAAGGCGAGCTGTGGGTCGTGATGGAGTACATGGAAGGCGGCCCTCTTACCGATGTCGTCCTGCACTCGATCTTGTCCGAAGGGCAGATTGCCGCAGTGGCGAAAGAGTGCCTGACCGGCCTGCATCACCTGCACACCCACGGCGTGATCCACCGCGACATCAAGAGCGACAATGTGCTGATGAGTATGAACGGGAATATTAAACTGA CCGACTTTGGGTTCTGTGCACAGATCGGCCAAGCGCACGCGAAGCGCGTCACGATGGTCGGCACGCCCTACTGGATGGCCCCCGAAGTGGTCACGCGCAAGGAGTACGGTCCCCGCGTGGATATCTGGAGCCTGGGCATTCTGTGTATCGAGATGATCGAGGGCGAACCGCCGTACCTCAACGAGAATCCCCTGCGCGCGCTCTACCTGATCGCGACCAACGGCACGCCCAAGCTCCAGAACCCCGAAAAGCTCTCCCCAACGATCAAAGACTTCCTCTCGGTCTGTCTCGAAGTCGACGCGGACCGCCGGCCTGACGCGGCCACACTGGCAGAGCACCCATTCCTGCGCtcgcccgagccgctgcgctcgctcatTCCCCATatccgcgccgcgcacgaccaccgcgcgcagcgcccgtAG
- the TRP1 gene encoding tryptophan synthase (COG:E; BUSCO:EOG09260XOG; EggNog:ENOG503NUJ5), which produces MAHLLNETFARKSEQNQAVFVTFVTAGFPKKEDTPDILLALEQGGADVIEVGVPFSDPQADGPAIQDSNKIALQNGVGYAQCLEYVKEARAKGLKVPVVFMGYYNPLLAYGEERAVHDAREAGANGFIMVDLPPEEGESFLEACRKEDMAFVPLIAPTTDMKRVRYLSTLANSFMYVVSKLGTTGAASSVSSSLSDMMSQIREATDKPLAVGFGVSTRDHFIEVGELADGVVIGSKLVEKLKNAPPTTAGRVDAARAFCEEITGVREGGIERRKRLKTRKEDTTPADPDAPPKVPDDRQPRFGKFGGQYIPEALFRCHLELEKAYEQAKNDPAFWEEFRSYYEYIGRPSKLYYADRLTAHAGGAKIWLKREDLNHTGSHKINNAIGQAILAKRLGKTRIIAETGAGQHGVATATACAKFGLECVVYMGAEDVRRQALNAFRIRMLGAKVVPVESGSKTLKDAINEANRDWVTNIHNTHYLVGSAIGPHPFPSLVRDLQSVIGHEAKDQLHEKTGKLPDAVVACVGGGSNAIGIFHPFVDDKSVRLVGVEAGGHGVDTDNHSATLSKGRPGVLHGVRTYLLQDSDGQITETHSISAGLDYPGVGPEHAFLKDSKRADS; this is translated from the exons ATGGCGCATCTTCTCAACGAGACGTTTGCGCGGAAGAGCGAGCAGAACCAAGCAGTGTTCGTGACATTTGTTACGGCCGGATTCCCCAAAAAGGAAGACACGCCGGATATTTtacttgcgctcgagcagggtGGCGCAGACGTGATCGAAGTCGGCGTGCCTTTTAGCGACCCCCAGGCGGACGGCCCTGCGATCCAGGACAGCAACAAGATTGCGTTGCAAAATGGCGTTGGCTACGCCCAGTGCCTCGAGTACGTaaaagaggcgcgtgccAAGGGCCTCAAGGTGCCCGTCGTGTTCATGGGCTACTACAACCCCCTGCTGGCCtacggcgaggagcgtgcggtgcacgacgcgcgcgaggccggtGCGAATGGCTTCATCATGGTCGACCTGCCGCCGGAGGAGGGCGAGTCGTTCCTCGAGGCGTGCCGCAAGGAGGACATGGCCTTTGTGCCGCTCATTGCACCGACGACCGACATGAAGCGTGTTCGCTACctctcgacgctcgccaaCTCGTTCATGTACGTCGTTTccaagctcggcacgaCCGGTGCGGCGTCTAGtgtctcgtcgtcgctgagcGACATGATGTCGCAGATCCGCGAGGCGACCGACAagccgctcgccgtcggctTTGGTGTCTCGACGCGCGACCACTTTAtcgaggtcggcgagctggccgACGGTGTTGTGATCGGCAGCAAGCTCGTGGAGAAGCTCAAgaatgcgccgccgacgaccgccggccgcgtcgacgcggcccGCGCGTTCTGCGAGGAGATTACCGGTGTGCGCGAAGGcggcatcgagcgccgcaagcgcctcaaGACGCGCAAAGAAGACACGACGCCCGCCGAccccgatgcgccgcccaagGTGCCGGACGACCGCCAGCCTCGCTTTGGCAAGTTTGGCGGCCAGTACAtccccgaggcgctcttCCGGTGccacctcgagctggaGAAGGCGTACGAGCAGGCAAAGAACGACCCTGCGTTCTGGGAAGAGTTCCGCAGCTACTACGAGTACATCGGCCGCCCCAGCAAGCTGTACTATGCCGACCGCCTgacggcgcacgcgggcggcgccaaGATCTGGCTCAAGCGCGAGGACCTGAACCACACCGGCAGCCACAAGATCAACAATGCGATCGGCCAGGCGATCCTCGCGAAACGCCTCGGCAAGACGCGCATCATCGCCGAGACCGGTGCGGGCCAGCACGGTGTCGCGACGGCCACCGCCTGTGCCAAGTTTGGCCTGGAGTGTGTGGTTTACAtgggcgccgaggacgtgcgccgccaggcgctcaaCGCCTTCCGCATCCGCATGCTCGGCGCCAAGGTCGTGCCGGTGGAGAGCGGGAGCAAGACGCTCAAGGACGCGATCAACGAGGCGAACCGCGACTGGGTGACCAACATTCACAACACGCACTACCTCGTCGGCTCGGCGATCGGTCCCCACCCCTTCCCGTCGCTGGTGCGTGATCTGCAGTCGGTCATCGGCCACGAAGCCAAGGACCAGCTCCACGAAAAGACTGGCAAGCTCCCCGACGCAGTCGttgcgtgcgtcggcggcggcagcaaTGCGATCGGTATCTTCCATCCGTTTGTGGACGACAAgtcggtgcgcctcgtcggtgtCGAGGCCGGCGGTCACGGTGTCGATACGGACAACCACTCCGCGACATTGTCCAAGGGCCGCCCCGGTGtgctgcacggcgtgcgcacctaCCTGTTGCAGGACAGCGACGGGCAGATCACCGAGACGCACTCGATCAGTGCCGGCCTCGACTACCCCGGTGTGGGCCCCGAGCACGCGTTCCTCAAGGACAGCAAGCGTGCAGA CTCCTGA
- a CDS encoding triacylglycerol lipase (EggNog:ENOG503P53V; BUSCO:EOG09265PWR; COG:C), giving the protein MVAQKSQGIQTLLEAEKEASKIVEKARAYRTQKLKDAQSEAEKDIAALKKEKEEGIASFQKQFEGSQSQEQGVLDQDKKQKLAEIKEAFSSKNDELIQKLLDRVASVEPKPHRNLHKIEA; this is encoded by the exons ATG GTTGCGCAAAAGTCCCAGGGTATTCAgacgctgctcgaggccgagaaggaggccTCGAAGATCGTTGagaaggcgcgcgcgt ACCGCACGCAGAAGCTGAAGGACGCAcagagcgaggcggagaAGGATATCGCCGCGCTCaagaaggagaaggaggaggGCATCGCGAGCTTCCAGAAGCAGTTTGAGGGCTCGCAGTCCCAGGAGCagggcgtgctcgaccaggaCAAGAAGCagaagctcgccgagatcaAGGAGGCGTTCTCCTCCAAGAACGACGAGCTCATCCAgaagctgctcgaccgcgtgGCGAGCGTGGAGCCCAAGCCCCACCGCAACCTGCACAAGATCGAGGCGTAG
- a CDS encoding uncharacterized protein (EggNog:ENOG503NX2V; COG:A) has product MDPIQALCTALAQATGGLYHVDLQAPDGVDKLAEVVELVFSKRIVSAEARDSLAVHAPAAIMLLLAEPSGRYAKLGAECFASIYPKVFAHVCSDKSKGAQQLWQLVASIKQRIEALIDSGKQGARIGAVKAVQRIILVQTRANADPRLQNREVSLGMVPPGHPALRAQDLEGEANQLFTKLITLLFTAAVPNVVMAVVNVLTRLARARPALGKVVIEAYVSWTPAALASSAHVNVRSVENTVRLAMVHFLHHGSTEPHASQLSQALEAQRRRMDAALRAFGANRDARKRELRDDGTVSKRARSGTPSDPRRSEPQGPSIADIARLPVDRVVDAIIVGLQSVPEARLKAAIQAFVESDAQREPVDPLKMDVGDDDLARIAPTQEAPKEEEEATAPLQSLEHFELPAPAPLEQREAHALIVDSVSRICEHGSQLAKSGTARISEGHATLWIMLITRLATRGLDTSTHQGTPLAASPALAEQAHKVRTLLLDFISRDFSQRRPIAQQWLAEEWTCDRARRKAGLDGEYYSEWLDKVLEAQVRAHADEAALHPFLEELPELPDAVLDRLYALCLDKATLNEGFALLRDISAARPPLRVAVCDKVLQLTRHHERLVRGKAIVTARTWVLQKGPLTERVLDFAKNSLQLLKQAGMQQLDEAAEPDTENGAEAAPTVDRESAPTVDGTGPESGAPTDESTDQDVLRLMELALVLSVKQPTIFTEVVEIYPNVTPAVQAAMNKHVTPVARAVGPNNTALLDVLHDAPRGADPLVHAVIRILMEKGHTRSLAALVQYLCEERDLPIELLLPLLPQLEKEDALRVLPRIVGLLREPSDEHKAEISSLFRTLVAPPPPATASLSPVELMVMLHVREHDIGVKAALVATQLCFAMKDVFRSEVLTAVLNRLVDEDKLPVLFMRTAIVAIKSFRSLASYVSTSLLSRLVTKKIWTEPRLWDGFALCASLTAPTSFGALLQLPREQLQQLVLEKQPTIREPLRDYLIYKAGGPARHAALLEMLEQAPAK; this is encoded by the exons ATGGACCCGATCCAGGCGTTGTGTACGGCactggcgcaggcgactGGAGGCTTGTACCATGTGGACCTACAGGCGCCGGATGGCGTGGATAAACTGGCAGAAGTAGTCGAGCTCGTGTTTAGCAAGCGCATCGTTTCGGCGGAAGCGCGCGATTCtctcgcggtgcacgcgccggcagcgatcatgctcctgctcgccgagccgagcggGCGGTacgccaagctcggcgcAGAGTGCTTTGCAAGCATCTACCCCAAGGTCTTTGCGCATGT ATGCAGCGACAAGAGCAAGGGCGCCCAGCAGCTCtggcagctcgtcgcctccatcaagcagcgcatcgaggcgctgatcGATAGCGGGAAGCAGGGCGCACGTATCGGTGCGGTCAAGGCTGTGCAGCGCATCATCCTCGTCCAGACGCGCGCGAATGCGGACCCAAGA CTCCAAAACCGCGAAGTGAGCCTGGGAATGGTGCCGCCGGGCCAcccggcgctgcgcgcgcaggaCCTTGAGGGCGAGGCGAATCAGCTCTTTACGAAACTCATCACCCTCCTCTTTACTGCGGCCGTGCCCAACGTCGTGATGGCCGTGGTGAATGTCCTgacgcgcctcgcacgcgcgcggccggcgctcggcaaggtcgTGATCGAGGCGTACGTGAGCTGGACACCCGCCGCCCTCGCTTCGTCCGCACATGTGAACGTGCGCAGTGTAGAAAATACGGTTCGGCTTGCTATGGTCCATTTCTTGCATCACGGGTCCACAGAGCcgcacgcgtcgcagctgtcgcaggcgctcgaggcacagcgccggcgcatgGACGCTGCTTTGCGCGCATTCGGTGCGAACCGCGACGCACggaagcgcgagctccgcgaCGACGGCACCGTCTCGAaacgcgcacgctcgggcacgccgtcggacccgcggcgcagcgagccgcaGGGCCCGTCGATCGCGGATatcgcgcgcctgccggTCGACCGCGTGGTCGACGCGATCATCGTGGGGCTGCAGAGCGTGCCGGAAGCGCGCCTCAAGGCCGCGATCCAGGCGTTTGTCGAGAGCGACGCACAGCGCGAGCCGGTCGACCCGCTCAAGAtggacgtcggcgacgacgacctcgcTCGCATCGCACCCACGCAGGAGGCGCCAaaggaagaggaggaggccaccgcgccgctgcagagCCTCGAGCACTTTGAGCTCCCcgccccggcgccgctcgaacAGCGCGAAGCGCATGCTTTGATCGTCGACTCGGTCTCGCGCATCTGCGAACACGGCTCGCAGCTTGCCAagagcggcacggcgcgcatcTCGGAAGGGCACGCGACGCTGTGGATCATGCTCatcacgcgcctcgccacgcGGGGTCTCGACACGTCGACGCACcaaggcacgccgctcgccgcgtcgcccgcgctcgccgagcaggcgcacaaggtgcgcacgctcctgctcgactTTATCTCGCGCGACTTTAgccagcgccgcccgaTTGCCCAGCAGtggctcgccgaggagtGGACGTGCgaccgggcgcgccgcaaggcggGCCTGGACGGCGAATACTATAGCGAATGGCTCGacaaggtgctcgaggcgcaggtgcgtgcgcacgccgacgaggcggcgctgcaccccttcctcgaggagctgccgGAGCTGccggacgcggtgctcgaccgcctctACGCCCTGTGCCTCGACAAGGCGACGCTCAACGAGGGCtttgcgctcctgcgcgacattagtgcagcgcgcccgccgctgcgtgTTGCGGTCTGCGACAAGGTCCTGCAGCTCACGCGGCaccacgagcgcctggtgCGCGGCAAGGCGATCGTCACCGCCCGCACCTGGGTCCTGCAAAAAGGCCCGCTGaccgagcgcgtgctcgacttTGCGAAAAActcgctgcagctgctcaagCAGGCCGGcatgcagcagctcgacgaggccgccgagcccgacACGGAAAACGGCGCAGAGGCCGCACCGACGGTCGACCGCGAATCCGCGCCGACGGTCGACGGGACCGGCCccgagagcggcgcgccgaccgacgagTCGACCGACCAggacgtgctgcgcctgatggagcttgcgctcgtACTGAGTGTCAAGCAGCCCACCATCTTTACCGAGGTGGTCGAGATATACCCCAACGTCAcgccggccgtgcaggCGGCGATGAACAAGCACGTCacgcccgtcgcgcgcgccgtcgggccGAACaacacggcgctgctggacgtgctgcacgacgcgccgcggggtGCCGACCCTCTTGTGCACGCCGTGATCCGTATCCTAATGGAAAAAGGGCacacgcgctcgctcgcggcgctcgtgcagtaCCTgtgcgaggagcgcgatcTGCCGATCGAGCTCCTGCTTCCCCTCCTCCCCCAACTCGAAAAAgaggacgcgctgcgcgtcctgCCCCGTATCgtcggcctgctgcgcgagccgagcgacgagcacaAGGCCGAGATCAGCAGCCTGttccgcacgctcgtcgcgccgccgccgccggccacAGCGAGCCTCTCGCCGGTGGAGCTGATGGTGATGCTGCATGTGCGCGAGCACGACATCGGCGTcaaggccgcgctcgtcgcgacgcagctGTGCTTTGCGATGAAGGACGTGTTCCGCAGCGAGGTGCTCACCGCCGTGCTCaaccgcctcgtcgacgaggacaagCTCCCTGTGCTCTTTATGCGCACTGCGATCGTGGCCATCAAGTCCTTCCGTTCGCTCGCGAGCTACGTGAGCACGAGCCTCCTCTCGCGCCTCGTCACCAAGAAGATCTGGACGGAGCCGCGCCTGTGGGACGGCTTTGCGCTCTGTGCGAGCctcaccgcgccgacgtccttTGGCGcactgctgcagctgccgcgcgagcagctccagcAGCTTGTGCTGGAAAAGCAGCCGACGATCCGCGAGCCTCTGCGCGACTATCTCATCTACAAAGCCGgcggcccggcgcggcacgctgcactcctcgagatgctcgagcaggcacCTGCGAAATAG
- the RGD1 gene encoding Rho GTPase-activating protein (EggNog:ENOG503NVC8; COG:T; BUSCO:EOG092620CR), protein MGDTSYLSTTANNIGDASFAPLRASTSTNTYAGGTAEAGDRTLLPASGGNDGPTPEIVKSSVIDDATMRSLCAMDCGLPLMDERLRQSLESAREASAFIKKRAALEEEYAHGLSKMSKTYASEYSSHEARAGSYSSNWKSMLHAQESLSENHFRFATKLTAISDDLAILVRDSERQRRQHREMGHRLEKSLLDAESSVERARMRFDIAAEDLERVFLVKQGDTQRAADMSIGAAASKRTLGMSFTKGGLFKNKNPQQILRHEDEFRTKKNTAHEMLRTEAQQAQVVRQEYFSQHLPHILRSLRDTLNELDTGLQFQLMRFAFLYESIVLSDGMAVNPLNEKSTTNGLRDSASAIDNGADFKDFLQSYELAHGKDFKGPRRFNPYDEQTLTNLMYQTTLTGPGAGGDEGAMSGGSAHAIFGVDLTTQLIRDNVEVPPILEICADAIERVGIQNMGIYRLSGTTSRVQKLKAKFDADWSSVDLMSDEALSDINIVAGCLKLWFRELPEPLLTHALYPAFIEAAKVENDYLRQIRLHEQVNELPDANYATLRFLMAHLDRVRSQESVNQMSAHNLAIVFGPTLLSPPHDVVALDAAAGGPVHLQDMSHQCLVVETILLKYRDIFVDSEEDK, encoded by the exons ATGGGAGATACGTCCTATCTGTCGACAACGGCGAAT AAcatcggcgacgcgtcgttCGCTCCGCTGCGCGCTTCGACGTCCACAAACACCTATGCGGGTGGCACGGCGGAAGCCGGCGACCGCACGCTCTtgcccgcctcgggcgGGAACGACGGGCCGACGCCCGAGATTGTCAAGTCGTCTGTGATTGACGATGCTACAATGCGCTCGCTCTGCGCTATGGAT TGCGGCCTGCCCCTGatggacgagcgcctgcgccagaGCCTCGAatcggcgcgcgaggcgtccGCGTTTATCAAGAAACGCGCCGCACTCGAGGAGGAATATGCACACGGCCTCAGCAAGATGAGCAAGACATACGCATCCGAGTACTCTTCGCACGAGGCTCGCGCGGGCTCCTACAGCTCGAACTGGAAGAGCATGCTGCACGCCCAAGAGTCGCTCAGCGAGAACCACTTCCGCTTCGCGACGAAGCTCACCGCGATCAGCGACGACCTCGCGATACTCGTGCGCGACTCTGAGCGCCAGCGGAGGCAGCACCGCGAAATGGGCCACCGCCTCGAAAAgagcctgctcgacgcggagtcgagtgtcgagcgcgcccgcATGCGCTTCGACATTGCGGCCGAGGACCTGGAACGTGTGTTCCTTGTGAAGCAGggcgacacgcagcgcgccgccgacatGTCGatcggcgcagcggcgagcaAGCGGACGCTCGGCATGTCCTTTACCAAGGGCGGCCTCTTTAAGAACAAGAACCCCCAGCAGATTTTGCGCCACGAGGACGAGTTCCGTACGAAGAAGAACACGGCACACGAAatgctgcgcaccgaggcgcagcaggcacAGGTCGTCCGCCAGGAGTACTTTAGCCAGCACCTGCCGCACATTCTGCGCTCGCTCCGTGATACGCTCAACGAGCTGGACACAGGGCTGCAGTTCCAGCTGATGCGCTTCGCCTTCTTGTACGAGAGCATCGTGCTGAGCGACGGTATGGCGGTCAACCCGCTGAACGAAAAGTCGACTACCAATGGCCTGCGcgactcggcctcggcgatcgACAATGGCGCCGACTTTAAGGACTTTTTGCAGAGctacgagctcgcgcacggcaaGGACTTCAAGgggccgcgccgcttcAATCCTTACGACGAGCAGACGCTCACGAACCTCATGTACCAAACCACCCTTACTGggccgggcgcgggcggcgacgaAGGCGCCATGTCGGGCGggtcggcgcacgcgatCTTTGGCGTGGACCTCACCACGCAGCTTATCCGCGACAATGTCGAGGTGCCGCCCATCCTCGAGATCTGCGCAGATgcgatcgagcgcgtcggcatTCAAAACATGGGCATTTATCGACTGTCGGgcaccacgtcgcgcgtgcaAAAGCTCAAGGCAAAGTTTGATGCTGACTGGTCGTCGGTCGATCTGatgagcgacgaggcgctgagcGACATTAATATCGTCGCAGGCTGCCTCAAGCTTTGGTTCCGCGAACTGCCAGAGCCTTTGCTCACCCATGCATTATACCCGGCGTTCATTGAGGCCGCCAAGGTGGAGAACGACTACTTGCGTCAGATCCGCCTGCACGAGCAGGTCAATGAGCTACCGGACGCCAACTATGCCACTCTCCGCTTCCTGATGGCGCATCTCGATCGCGTCCGCTCGCAAGAGTCGGTCAATCAAATGAGCGCGCACAATCTCGCGATTGTCTTTGGCCCCACGCTCCTCAGCCCGCCCCACGACGTGGTCGCGTtggacgccgccgcaggcggGCCTGTGCATCTACAGGATATGAGCCACCAATGCCTGGTGGTCGAGACGATCCTGCTCAAGTACCGCGACATCTTCGTCGACAGCGAGGAGGATAAATAA